The Quercus robur chromosome 7, dhQueRobu3.1, whole genome shotgun sequence genome has a segment encoding these proteins:
- the LOC126692299 gene encoding reticulon-like protein B12 isoform X2 produces MGSSDRLFNRQRSVHEILGGGFAADVILWRRKNLTVGILLVTLAVWLVFERSGYTLLSLVSSVFLLLIAILFSWAKSAAILNRPAPPLPELHLSEEMVNEVATFIRLRVNALLSVSQDIALGKDSRLFFKVAAYLWLISFVGGLTDFLTLGYTSLVVILTVPALYESFEDHIDKYVILGYKNLHQLYVKLDKEYVSRVQKWILEKKKLS; encoded by the exons ATGGGTTCATCGGATCGATTGTTTAACAGGCAAAGAAGTGTTCATGAGATTCTTGGAGGAGGTTTTG CTGCAGATGTGATCCTATGGAGGAGGAAGAATCTTACAGTGGGAATATTGTTAGTAACTCTAGCTGTTTGGCTGGTCTTTGAGAGATCTGGCTATACTCTGTTGTCACTTGTATCGAGTGTTTTCCTGCTTCTCATTGCCATTCTCTTTTCTTGGGCGAAATCCGCAGCGATTCTCAACAG ACCTGCTCCACCTCTTCCAGAATTGCATCTATCAGAAGAAATGGTAAATGAAGTAGCAACTTTCATCCGCTTGCGTGTCAACGCTTTACTCTCAGTTTCCCAGGATATTGCTCTGGGTAAGGATTCAAGGTTGTTCTTCAAAGTAGCTGCATATCTATGGCTGATTTCTTTTGTTGGTGGCTTGACTGATTTCCTTACCTTGGGATACACCA GTCTTGTTGTCATTCTTACAGTTCCAGCACTCTATGAAAGTTTTGAAGATCATATAGATAAATATGTCATCCTGGGCTACAAGAATTTACATCAATTGTATGTGAAATTAGATAAGGAGTATGTTAGTAGAGTCCAAAAATGgattttggagaagaaaaaactgaGCTGA
- the LOC126692299 gene encoding reticulon-like protein B12 isoform X1: protein MGSSDRLFNRQRSVHEILGGGFGINSCLALVKTAADVILWRRKNLTVGILLVTLAVWLVFERSGYTLLSLVSSVFLLLIAILFSWAKSAAILNRPAPPLPELHLSEEMVNEVATFIRLRVNALLSVSQDIALGKDSRLFFKVAAYLWLISFVGGLTDFLTLGYTSLVVILTVPALYESFEDHIDKYVILGYKNLHQLYVKLDKEYVSRVQKWILEKKKLS, encoded by the exons ATGGGTTCATCGGATCGATTGTTTAACAGGCAAAGAAGTGTTCATGAGATTCTTGGAGGAGGTTTTGGTAT AAATTCATGTTTAGCATTGGTTAAAACAGCTGCAGATGTGATCCTATGGAGGAGGAAGAATCTTACAGTGGGAATATTGTTAGTAACTCTAGCTGTTTGGCTGGTCTTTGAGAGATCTGGCTATACTCTGTTGTCACTTGTATCGAGTGTTTTCCTGCTTCTCATTGCCATTCTCTTTTCTTGGGCGAAATCCGCAGCGATTCTCAACAG ACCTGCTCCACCTCTTCCAGAATTGCATCTATCAGAAGAAATGGTAAATGAAGTAGCAACTTTCATCCGCTTGCGTGTCAACGCTTTACTCTCAGTTTCCCAGGATATTGCTCTGGGTAAGGATTCAAGGTTGTTCTTCAAAGTAGCTGCATATCTATGGCTGATTTCTTTTGTTGGTGGCTTGACTGATTTCCTTACCTTGGGATACACCA GTCTTGTTGTCATTCTTACAGTTCCAGCACTCTATGAAAGTTTTGAAGATCATATAGATAAATATGTCATCCTGGGCTACAAGAATTTACATCAATTGTATGTGAAATTAGATAAGGAGTATGTTAGTAGAGTCCAAAAATGgattttggagaagaaaaaactgaGCTGA
- the LOC126692299 gene encoding reticulon-like protein B12 isoform X3, which produces MRFLEEVLVSADVILWRRKNLTVGILLVTLAVWLVFERSGYTLLSLVSSVFLLLIAILFSWAKSAAILNRPAPPLPELHLSEEMVNEVATFIRLRVNALLSVSQDIALGKDSRLFFKVAAYLWLISFVGGLTDFLTLGYTSLVVILTVPALYESFEDHIDKYVILGYKNLHQLYVKLDKEYVSRVQKWILEKKKLS; this is translated from the exons ATGAGATTCTTGGAGGAGGTTTTGGTAT CTGCAGATGTGATCCTATGGAGGAGGAAGAATCTTACAGTGGGAATATTGTTAGTAACTCTAGCTGTTTGGCTGGTCTTTGAGAGATCTGGCTATACTCTGTTGTCACTTGTATCGAGTGTTTTCCTGCTTCTCATTGCCATTCTCTTTTCTTGGGCGAAATCCGCAGCGATTCTCAACAG ACCTGCTCCACCTCTTCCAGAATTGCATCTATCAGAAGAAATGGTAAATGAAGTAGCAACTTTCATCCGCTTGCGTGTCAACGCTTTACTCTCAGTTTCCCAGGATATTGCTCTGGGTAAGGATTCAAGGTTGTTCTTCAAAGTAGCTGCATATCTATGGCTGATTTCTTTTGTTGGTGGCTTGACTGATTTCCTTACCTTGGGATACACCA GTCTTGTTGTCATTCTTACAGTTCCAGCACTCTATGAAAGTTTTGAAGATCATATAGATAAATATGTCATCCTGGGCTACAAGAATTTACATCAATTGTATGTGAAATTAGATAAGGAGTATGTTAGTAGAGTCCAAAAATGgattttggagaagaaaaaactgaGCTGA
- the LOC126692298 gene encoding ataxin-3 homolog, translated as MEGASNGGMLYHEVQESKLCAVHCVNTVLQGPFFSEFDLAALASDLDRKERQMMMLELEGGGGGGGGGGGGGGGGGGVASGDFLSVESHNVSLDGDFSIQVLQKALEVWDLQVIPLDSPIAEHAQVDPELENAFICHLQDHWFCIRKVNGEWYNFDSLYAAPQHLSKFYLSAYLDSLKTFGWSIFLVRGNFPKECPISSSEASNGYGQWLSPEDAERITKSCNSTQAPQRINRTQHHSDTSALSGEAEMISEVEDADLKAAIAASLMDSFPATASVETPATASAETPATASVETPATASVENPATANAETPTAANAETPATASVETLTPQNENQRSEEKIQ; from the exons ATGGAGGGAGCGAGCAATGGAGGGATGTTGTACCACGAGGTACAAGAGTCGAAACTGTGCGCCGTGCATTGCGTCAACACGGTGCTTCAGGGACCTTTCTTCTCCGAATTCGATTTGGCCGCGCTCGCCTCCGATCTCGATCGCAAGGAGCGCCAGATGATGATGCTCGAGCTCGAaggaggtggaggaggaggaggaggaggcggcggcggcggcggcggtggAGGTGGTGTCGCCTCCGGAGACTTCCTCTCCGTCGAGTCCCACAACGTCTCCTTGGATGGTGATTTCAGTATCCAG GTGCTACAAAAGGCTTTAGAGGTATGGGATTTGCAAGTCATACCCCTTGATTCTCCAATTGCGGAGCATGCCCAAGTTGACCCTGAGCTGGAAAATGCATTTATCTGTCACTTGCAAGACCATTGGTTCTGTATCAGGAAAGTGAATGGGGAATGGTATAACTTTGACAGTCTCTATGCAGCCCCCCAGCACCTTTCCAAATTTTACCTTTCAGCCTATCTTGACTCTCTTAAAACCTTCGGTTGGAGCATTTTCCTGGTGAGGGGAAACTTTCCTAAGGAATGTCCCATCTCATCCTCTGAAGCTTCAAATGGTTACGGCCAGTGGCTATCACCTGAAGATGCTGAGAGAATAACTAAATCCTGCAACTCAACACAGGCTCCTCAGAGAATCAATCGGACTCAGCATCATTCTGATACATCTGCTTTGTCTGGGGAAGCAGAAATGATTTCTGAAGTGGAAGATGCGGACTTGAAGGCTGCAATAGCTGCCAGCCTGATGGATTCTTTCCCAGCCACTGCCAGTGTTGAAACCCCAGCCACTGCCAGTGCTGAAACCCCAGCCACTGCCAGTGTTGAAACCCCAGCCACTGCCAGTGTTGAAAACCCAGCCACTGCCAATGCTGAAACCCCAACTGCTGCCAATGCTGAAACCCCAGCCACTGCCAGTGTTGAAACCCTAACCCCTCAAAATGAAAACCAGCGCAGTGAAGAAAAGATTCAATAA
- the LOC126692301 gene encoding OVARIAN TUMOR DOMAIN-containing deubiquitinating enzyme 3 isoform X1, with protein sequence MADIKLSNEVILEQLKHGIAKFELVSSPVPSISTLNSQTCSTATFLGDNSHRFFARIAPSQGRGSPAMKKIERYSVQKVTGDGRCLFRALESEFLLEETLVSIILVVKGMAFNKSISLNPREERENADELRMAVKEVICENDNERRQHEEALIAITVDESLKRYCQRIGRPDFWGGESELLVLSKLCRQPIIVYIPEHEHTKGGWSSGFIPIAEYGVEFSKALRKEKARKAVRLLYSGRNHYDLLV encoded by the exons ATGGCGGACATCAAGCTTTCAAATG AGGTTATTCTTGAGCAGCTGAAACATGGGATTGCTAAATTCGAGTTGGTCTCTTCTCCTGTTCCTTCAATTTCAACTCTGAACTCTCAAACATGCTCAACTGCCACTTTCCTTGGAGACAATAGCCACAGATTCTTTGCTAGAATTGCACCATCACA GGGTAGAGGGTCACCGGCTATGAAGAAAATTGAGCGCTATTCAGTTCAGAAAGTCACTGGAGATGGCCGCTGTCTTTTTCGTGCCCTG GAATCTGAGTTTCTTCTGGAAGAAACACTTGTTTCCATCATCCTTGTG GTCAAAGGAATGGCTTTCAACAAGAGTATTTCTCTAAACCCacgagaagagagagagaatgcag ATGAATTACGAATGGCTGTGAAGGAGGTTATATGTGAAAATGATAATGAACGCCGCCAGCATGAAGAAGCACTAATTGCAATTACTGTCGATGAGTCCTTAAAACG ATACTGCCAACGAATTGGACGACCTGATTTCTGGGGAGGAGAGTCAGAGCTACTG GTGCTGTCAAAGTTGTGTAGGCAGCCAATCATTGTTTACATACCAGAGCATGAG CATACAAAGGGTGGATGGAGCTCTGGTTTTATTCCCATTGCAGAGTATGGAGTTGAGTTCAGCAAGGCTTTAAGAAAAGAGAAAGCCAGGAAAGCTGTGAGGCTACTGTACAGTGGTAGGAACCATTATGATCTGCTTGTCTGA
- the LOC126692301 gene encoding OVARIAN TUMOR DOMAIN-containing deubiquitinating enzyme 3 isoform X2 encodes MADIKLSNEVILEQLKHGIAKFELVSSPVPSISTLNSQTCSTATFLGDNSHRFFARIAPSQGRGSPAMKKIERYSVQKVTGDGRCLFRALVKGMAFNKSISLNPREERENADELRMAVKEVICENDNERRQHEEALIAITVDESLKRYCQRIGRPDFWGGESELLVLSKLCRQPIIVYIPEHEHTKGGWSSGFIPIAEYGVEFSKALRKEKARKAVRLLYSGRNHYDLLV; translated from the exons ATGGCGGACATCAAGCTTTCAAATG AGGTTATTCTTGAGCAGCTGAAACATGGGATTGCTAAATTCGAGTTGGTCTCTTCTCCTGTTCCTTCAATTTCAACTCTGAACTCTCAAACATGCTCAACTGCCACTTTCCTTGGAGACAATAGCCACAGATTCTTTGCTAGAATTGCACCATCACA GGGTAGAGGGTCACCGGCTATGAAGAAAATTGAGCGCTATTCAGTTCAGAAAGTCACTGGAGATGGCCGCTGTCTTTTTCGTGCCCTG GTCAAAGGAATGGCTTTCAACAAGAGTATTTCTCTAAACCCacgagaagagagagagaatgcag ATGAATTACGAATGGCTGTGAAGGAGGTTATATGTGAAAATGATAATGAACGCCGCCAGCATGAAGAAGCACTAATTGCAATTACTGTCGATGAGTCCTTAAAACG ATACTGCCAACGAATTGGACGACCTGATTTCTGGGGAGGAGAGTCAGAGCTACTG GTGCTGTCAAAGTTGTGTAGGCAGCCAATCATTGTTTACATACCAGAGCATGAG CATACAAAGGGTGGATGGAGCTCTGGTTTTATTCCCATTGCAGAGTATGGAGTTGAGTTCAGCAAGGCTTTAAGAAAAGAGAAAGCCAGGAAAGCTGTGAGGCTACTGTACAGTGGTAGGAACCATTATGATCTGCTTGTCTGA